One Polaribacter sp. SA4-12 genomic window carries:
- a CDS encoding FKBP-type peptidyl-prolyl cis-trans isomerase, which yields MNKIKNIVAFAIVALLIYSCSSNSSTAVDDFDHEAQALIDNDTLVQFLKNHYYDTTVDSVKAIVSGQTDLYQDIKSMSITENDIDYTLYYYVNSVGNPKVDKGNPTVMDSVFVKYYGQRIVETDSISTTFDNNDGLWFTLNGVIRGWSHGFTNFKGGDNITDNGPITYENGGKGILFIPSGLGYLNIGSGSILPNECLLFYIDLYDFTKDTDHDNDGVASIFEDADGDGEPRNDDTDLDGVPNYFDTDDDGDGVLTINEDANGDGNPANDFSDTINNPTLADYLNPDIK from the coding sequence ATGAATAAAATAAAAAATATTGTTGCATTTGCAATTGTTGCCTTACTAATATACTCTTGCAGTAGCAATAGTTCTACGGCTGTAGATGATTTTGATCATGAAGCACAAGCATTAATTGATAATGATACATTAGTACAATTTTTAAAGAATCATTATTATGATACTACTGTAGATTCTGTAAAAGCGATAGTTTCTGGGCAAACAGATTTATATCAAGATATAAAATCGATGAGTATTACAGAAAATGACATTGATTATACTTTATATTATTATGTAAACAGTGTAGGTAACCCTAAAGTAGACAAGGGAAACCCCACTGTTATGGATTCTGTTTTTGTAAAATATTATGGACAAAGAATTGTAGAAACAGATAGTATTAGTACTACTTTTGATAATAATGATGGTCTTTGGTTTACACTTAATGGTGTAATAAGAGGTTGGTCTCATGGTTTTACCAATTTTAAAGGAGGTGATAATATTACCGATAATGGACCAATTACTTATGAAAATGGAGGTAAAGGAATTTTATTTATTCCTTCTGGTTTAGGTTATTTAAATATTGGTAGTGGATCTATATTACCAAATGAATGTTTACTTTTCTATATTGATTTATATGATTTTACAAAAGACACAGATCATGATAATGATGGTGTTGCTTCAATTTTTGAAGATGCTGATGGAGATGGAGAACCTAGAAATGATGATACAGATTTAGATGGTGTACCAAATTATTTTGATACTGATGATGATGGAGATGGAGTTTTAACGATAAATGAAGATGCTAATGGAGATGGAAACCCAGCAAATGATTTTAGTGATACAATTAACAACCCAACTTTAGCTGATTATTTAAATCCTGATATTAAATAA
- a CDS encoding DUF937 domain-containing protein translates to MAGILDLLNSDLGKQIISGVSGSTGNDSNKTSSVLTMALPVLMKAMQRNSSTPEGAAGLMGALSGKHDGSILDNLGGLFDGGVDESVKQEGAGILGHILGSKQQGVEQVIGQKSGLDAGAVANILKVAAPLLMGVLGKESRQNNVTDSSGLGGLLGGMLGGNETANEQNFLEKILDADGDGSIVDDVAGMLLGGNKKSGGIGSLLGGLFGK, encoded by the coding sequence ATGGCAGGTATTTTAGACTTATTAAATAGTGATTTAGGAAAACAAATTATTTCAGGAGTTTCTGGTTCTACAGGAAATGACTCTAATAAAACAAGTAGTGTTTTAACAATGGCTTTGCCAGTTTTAATGAAAGCTATGCAAAGAAATTCTTCTACACCAGAAGGTGCCGCAGGATTAATGGGTGCTTTATCAGGTAAACATGATGGAAGTATTTTAGACAACCTTGGTGGTTTGTTTGATGGTGGAGTTGATGAGTCTGTAAAACAAGAAGGTGCTGGTATTTTAGGTCATATTTTAGGTAGTAAGCAACAAGGTGTAGAGCAAGTAATTGGTCAGAAATCTGGTTTAGATGCTGGTGCTGTAGCAAACATTCTTAAAGTAGCTGCTCCTTTATTAATGGGGGTTTTAGGAAAAGAATCTCGTCAAAATAATGTTACTGATTCTTCTGGATTAGGAGGTTTATTAGGCGGAATGTTAGGTGGAAATGAAACTGCAAATGAGCAAAATTTCTTAGAAAAAATTCTAGATGCAGATGGTGATGGTAGTATTGTAGATGATGTTGCTGGTATGCTCTTAGGAGGTAATAAAAAATCTGGCGGTATTGGAAGTTTACTTGGTGGACTTTTTGGAAAATAA
- a CDS encoding shikimate kinase: MKIVLLGYMASGKSSIGKRLSKKLSMRFLDLDDYIIEQEKMSISKIFELKGEVYFRLIEHKYLKEILAKDEGFILALGGGTPCYANNMEEINKGDTLSIYLQGSTATMIERLIRKKAKRPLIASLGDDKIPEFVAKHLFERRPFYEQAKTTIKIDDKTKKEIAEELEIFLY; the protein is encoded by the coding sequence ATGAAAATCGTATTATTAGGTTACATGGCTTCAGGAAAATCAAGTATTGGAAAACGACTTTCTAAAAAATTGTCTATGAGGTTTTTAGACTTAGATGACTATATTATTGAACAAGAAAAAATGTCTATTTCTAAAATATTTGAACTGAAAGGTGAAGTGTATTTTAGATTGATAGAACACAAATATTTGAAAGAAATCCTTGCTAAAGATGAAGGATTCATCCTTGCATTGGGCGGAGGGACACCTTGTTATGCTAATAATATGGAAGAAATTAACAAAGGAGACACCTTATCTATCTATTTACAAGGAAGTACAGCAACTATGATAGAGCGTTTAATAAGAAAAAAAGCAAAAAGACCTTTAATAGCTTCTTTAGGAGATGATAAAATTCCTGAGTTTGTGGCAAAACATTTATTTGAAAGACGTCCTTTTTACGAACAAGCAAAAACGACAATAAAAATAGATGATAAAACTAAAAAGGAAATTGCTGAAGAATTAGAAATATTTTTATATTAA
- a CDS encoding transketolase family protein yields MKKYTYTEKKDTRSGFGDGLTELGRTNPNVVALCADLIGSLKMGQFIKENPERFFQIGIAEANMIGIAAGLTIGGKIPFTGTFANFSTGRVYDQIRQSVAYSGKNVKICASHAGLTLGEDGATHQILEDIGLMKMLPGMTVINTCDYNQTKAATIAIADFDGPVYLRFGRPVVPIFMPDYKEEKFEIGKGIQLTEGTDVTIVATGHLVWEALQASEKLEEQGISAEVINIHTIKPLDEEIILKSVAKTGCIVTAEEHNILGGLGESVARTLATNNPTPQEFIGTNDTFGESGTPAQLMEKYGLTADAVVAAVKKVILRK; encoded by the coding sequence ATGAAGAAATACACGTACACAGAAAAAAAAGACACACGTTCAGGTTTTGGTGATGGTTTAACAGAATTAGGAAGAACAAATCCAAACGTAGTAGCTTTATGTGCAGATTTAATTGGTTCTTTAAAAATGGGTCAATTTATTAAAGAAAATCCTGAAAGATTTTTCCAAATTGGTATTGCAGAAGCAAATATGATTGGTATTGCTGCTGGTTTAACAATTGGAGGTAAAATTCCTTTTACTGGAACTTTTGCAAACTTTTCTACAGGAAGAGTGTATGATCAAATTCGTCAATCTGTTGCATATTCTGGTAAAAATGTTAAAATTTGTGCTTCTCATGCAGGTTTAACTTTAGGAGAAGATGGAGCGACACACCAAATTTTAGAAGATATTGGGTTGATGAAAATGTTACCTGGTATGACTGTAATTAACACTTGTGATTACAACCAAACCAAAGCTGCTACAATTGCAATTGCAGACTTTGATGGACCTGTTTATTTACGTTTTGGAAGACCAGTTGTTCCAATTTTTATGCCTGATTATAAAGAAGAAAAATTTGAAATTGGAAAAGGAATTCAATTAACTGAAGGAACTGATGTAACTATTGTTGCAACTGGTCATTTAGTTTGGGAAGCTTTACAAGCGTCAGAAAAATTAGAAGAACAAGGAATTTCTGCTGAAGTAATAAATATTCATACAATTAAACCTTTAGATGAAGAAATTATCTTAAAGTCTGTTGCAAAAACAGGTTGTATTGTTACTGCAGAAGAGCATAATATTTTAGGTGGCTTAGGAGAAAGTGTTGCTAGAACTTTAGCTACAAATAACCCAACTCCTCAAGAATTTATTGGAACAAATGATACTTTTGGAGAATCTGGAACTCCTGCTCAATTAATGGAAAAATATGGTTTAACTGCAGATGCAGTTGTTGCTGCTGTTAAAAAAGTAATTTTAAGAAAATAA
- a CDS encoding porin family protein — translation MKKIILVICLAFGFSQISNAQVAFGIKGGLNYNSNSIKEVGANVFDGAKSKTGYHAGIWLRFKIPVIGFYLRPELVYTNLENEVTYSGGSSTATATTYSFQKIDIPVLIGKKIFGIGNVYVGPSFQYILDSDFSFNDISDVKTDGFTVGVQFGGGIELGKLGIDVRWERAFSGIESTFARGVGASDVNFDTRVNQIIIGLSYRL, via the coding sequence ATAAAAAAAATAATTTTAGTTATATGTTTGGCTTTTGGATTTAGTCAAATATCTAATGCTCAAGTTGCATTTGGTATTAAAGGTGGTCTTAATTACAATTCAAACTCTATTAAAGAAGTTGGTGCTAATGTTTTTGATGGAGCAAAAAGTAAAACTGGTTATCATGCAGGTATTTGGTTACGTTTTAAAATTCCGGTTATAGGTTTTTACTTAAGACCTGAATTAGTATATACCAATTTAGAAAATGAGGTAACTTATAGTGGAGGAAGTTCAACTGCGACAGCAACAACATACAGTTTTCAAAAAATAGATATTCCTGTATTAATAGGAAAAAAGATTTTTGGAATTGGTAATGTTTATGTTGGTCCTTCTTTTCAATACATTTTAGATTCTGACTTTAGTTTTAATGATATTTCTGATGTTAAAACTGATGGATTTACTGTTGGTGTACAATTTGGAGGAGGTATTGAATTAGGTAAATTAGGAATTGATGTACGTTGGGAAAGAGCTTTCTCTGGGATAGAAAGTACTTTTGCAAGAGGTGTTGGAGCTAGTGATGTTAACTTTGATACAAGAGTTAACCAAATCATTATTGGTTTATCTTACAGATTATAA
- a CDS encoding RNA-binding S4 domain-containing protein produces MRIDKYLWCIRIFKTRSLATTACKKGQVKMNDKSIKPSKDIFGDELILVRKNQINYQIKVLDLPESRVGAKIVDLYRKDVTPKEAFEKTELLKFAKDYYRQKGAGRPTKKDRRDIDNYQEDTTEEI; encoded by the coding sequence ATGAGAATTGATAAATATTTGTGGTGTATTCGTATTTTTAAAACGAGAAGTTTAGCAACTACGGCTTGTAAAAAAGGACAGGTTAAGATGAATGATAAAAGTATAAAACCGTCTAAAGATATCTTTGGGGATGAGTTAATTTTAGTCAGAAAAAATCAAATCAATTATCAAATAAAAGTTTTAGATTTACCAGAAAGTAGAGTTGGTGCAAAAATAGTTGATCTTTATAGAAAAGATGTAACACCAAAAGAGGCCTTTGAAAAAACAGAGCTTTTAAAATTTGCAAAAGATTATTACAGACAAAAAGGAGCTGGTAGACCAACAAAAAAAGATAGAAGAGATATAGATAATTATCAAGAGGATACAACAGAAGAAATATGA
- a CDS encoding phosphoribosyltransferase family protein: protein MTTSGSIILNQVQISQKIRRIAYQIYETNSSEKEIILAGIVGNGFIFAEKLMEVLNEISPLNVIICKVNIDKKNPLNSITTSLEVKDYKNKSLVLVDDVLSSGTTLIYGIKHFLDVPLKKFKTAVLVNRNHKKYPVKADFKGISLSTSIKEHIQVEFSEAETVAYLI from the coding sequence ATGACAACATCAGGTAGTATTATTTTAAATCAAGTACAGATTTCTCAAAAAATTAGAAGAATTGCGTATCAGATTTACGAAACAAATAGCTCAGAAAAAGAAATTATACTAGCAGGAATTGTAGGTAATGGTTTTATTTTTGCCGAAAAGTTAATGGAAGTTTTAAACGAAATTTCACCTTTAAATGTAATTATCTGTAAAGTTAATATAGATAAGAAAAATCCTTTAAACTCAATTACGACCTCTTTAGAGGTTAAAGATTACAAAAACAAATCTTTGGTTTTGGTAGATGATGTACTTAGCTCTGGAACGACATTAATATACGGAATAAAGCATTTCTTAGATGTTCCATTGAAAAAATTTAAAACAGCTGTTCTAGTAAATAGAAATCATAAAAAGTATCCAGTAAAAGCAGATTTTAAAGGAATTTCTTTATCAACTTCTATAAAAGAACATATTCAAGTAGAATTTTCTGAAGCAGAAACGGTAGCTTATTTAATATAA